The proteins below come from a single Serpentinimonas raichei genomic window:
- a CDS encoding HNH endonuclease family protein, giving the protein MAQLEAIALLLVCFFVRRNLTDTPPTRDLTRLFMATTDKVAELSGDAVVTTICGELLAVSTSDEIFRSKLEGAIYEENAGVTRFVLCALAEQGMTKETWVDLWKYEGKLFVWTIEHIFPQGDNIPASWVTMMAGGDEKKARGIQETHAHKLGNLTVSGFNSALGNKRFKDKRDRTDSKGREVGYKNGFKLNAENWQWPRRGAWHRSMCGLPRW; this is encoded by the coding sequence GTGGCGCAGTTAGAAGCGATTGCGCTGCTGCTGGTTTGCTTCTTCGTTCGACGCAACCTCACTGATACACCGCCCACCCGCGACCTGACGCGCCTGTTCATGGCCACCACCGACAAGGTGGCAGAGCTGTCGGGTGACGCCGTGGTGACGACGATTTGCGGCGAATTGCTGGCGGTGTCGACCAGCGACGAGATTTTCCGCAGCAAGCTGGAAGGCGCCATCTACGAGGAGAACGCCGGGGTCACCCGGTTTGTGCTGTGCGCCTTGGCCGAACAGGGCATGACCAAGGAGACCTGGGTCGATCTATGGAAGTACGAAGGCAAGCTCTTCGTGTGGACCATCGAGCACATCTTCCCTCAGGGCGACAACATTCCCGCGTCTTGGGTGACGATGATGGCGGGCGGAGATGAGAAGAAGGCCAGAGGCATTCAGGAAACGCATGCCCACAAGCTGGGCAACCTGACGGTCTCCGGCTTCAACAGCGCGCTGGGCAACAAGAGATTCAAAGACAAGCGCGACCGCACCGACAGCAAGGGCCGTGAGGTGGGCTACAAGAACGGATTCAAGCTCAACGCTGAAAATTGGCAGTGGCCGAGGCGTGGAGCGTGGCACAGATCGATGTGCGGACTGCCACGCTGGTGA
- the vapB gene encoding type II toxin-antitoxin system VapB family antitoxin, whose amino-acid sequence MSIGTVFVNNRTQAVRLPLDVRLPEGVHKVEIRAKGNERIIAPLGQTWDSFFLGGPPQVSEDFLPQRATQHQSEREVL is encoded by the coding sequence ATGTCTATCGGCACTGTGTTTGTCAATAACCGCACCCAAGCCGTGCGCCTCCCATTGGACGTTCGCCTGCCCGAGGGTGTACACAAAGTAGAGATACGGGCCAAGGGTAACGAGCGCATCATCGCGCCCCTAGGTCAAACGTGGGACAGCTTCTTCCTGGGTGGCCCGCCCCAAGTCAGTGAAGACTTCTTGCCTCAACGTGCCACGCAGCACCAGTCGGAGCGGGAAGTGCTCTGA
- the aroE gene encoding shikimate dehydrogenase gives MDRYAVIGHPIGHSKSPAIHSAFAAATGQILSYEAIEAPLGAGQFAATVERFRSQGGRGVNVTLPFKPDACAYATHLAESARCAGAANALKFEGDRCLAENFDGSGLVRDLSHNLGLRLAGRTVLLLGAGGASRGAILPLLRARPAQLWVLNRSAAKAEALVREFLALGADAAVLHGGGFDELAQSVRFDLVLNATSASLSAETLPLPARTFKPDGLAYDMVYGKGLTPFLRQAQQAGVRQLADGVGMLVEQAAEAFAWWRGVRPTTTDVIRRLSLPLI, from the coding sequence ATGGACCGCTACGCCGTCATCGGCCACCCCATAGGCCACAGCAAGTCGCCCGCCATCCACAGCGCCTTTGCCGCCGCCACTGGCCAGATCTTGAGCTACGAGGCCATCGAAGCCCCCTTGGGGGCGGGCCAGTTTGCTGCCACCGTCGAGCGCTTTCGCTCCCAGGGCGGGCGCGGCGTGAACGTGACGCTGCCCTTCAAGCCCGACGCCTGCGCCTACGCCACGCACCTGGCCGAGAGCGCACGCTGCGCCGGGGCCGCCAATGCGCTCAAGTTCGAGGGCGATCGCTGCCTGGCCGAAAACTTCGACGGCAGCGGCCTGGTGCGCGACCTCAGCCACAACCTGGGCCTGCGCTTGGCCGGGCGCACGGTGCTGCTGCTCGGGGCCGGCGGGGCCAGCCGGGGTGCCATCCTGCCGCTGCTGCGCGCCCGACCGGCGCAGTTGTGGGTGCTCAACCGCAGCGCCGCCAAGGCCGAGGCGCTGGTGCGCGAGTTCCTTGCGCTGGGGGCCGATGCAGCCGTGTTGCACGGGGGCGGTTTTGACGAATTGGCGCAGTCGGTGCGCTTCGACCTGGTGCTCAACGCCACCTCGGCCAGCCTGAGCGCCGAAACGCTGCCGCTTCCCGCACGCACCTTCAAGCCCGATGGCTTGGCCTACGACATGGTCTATGGCAAGGGCCTGACGCCCTTTTTGCGCCAAGCCCAGCAAGCCGGGGTGCGCCAGCTCGCCGACGGCGTGGGCATGTTGGTCGAGCAAGCCGCCGAGGCCTTTGCCTGGTGGCGCGGCGTGCGCCCGACCACCACCGATGTCATACGCCGCCTCAGCCTGCCCCTGATTTAA